One Astatotilapia calliptera chromosome 1, fAstCal1.2, whole genome shotgun sequence DNA segment encodes these proteins:
- the krtcap3 gene encoding keratinocyte-associated protein 3 gives MCTFDKDKGPRRLMRKGLALIIIGHINFIFGAIVHGSILRHISKPSQQISTEYTVTNIISVTSGLLSIATGIIAIVVSRNLNVLKVQIGLLTASILNALLSAACCVGLLFAIGVTIAHDGKGLMVGCSDTQVPINARSPIGVRCPFDTTRIYDTTLALWIPCAVFSAVEVGLSVWCFMVGLALRGLPPCKNNYIKEQLEEEAQCSPHSRHLIGERANSEL, from the exons ATGTGCACTTTTG ATAAGGACAAAGGGCCAAGGAGGCTGATGAGGAAGGGGTTGGCCCTTATAATCATCGGCCATATAAACTTCATCTTTGGCGCCATTGTCCATGGCAGCATTCTCCGCCACATTTCCAAACCCAGCCAGCAAATTTCTACTGAATACACCGTGACCAACATCATCTCCGTCACCTCGGGCTTGCTG AGTATTGCAACTGGGATTATTGCCATTGTGGTGTCAAGGAACCTTAATGTGCTCAAAGTG CAAATAGGCCTCCTGACTGCATCAATCCTGAATGCTTTGCTCTCAGCAGCATGTTGTGTCGGACTTCTCTTTGCCATTGGTGTCACAATTGCCCACGATGGGAAGGGTTTGATGGTCGGTTGCAGTGACACACAGGTGCCCATCAATGCTCGGTCACCTATTGGTGTCCGATGTCCATTTGATACTACAAGGATCTAT GACACCACCCTGGCTCTGTGGATCCCCTGTGCAGTGTTTTCGGCAGTTGAAGTGGGACTGTCAGTGTGGTGCTTCATGGTGGGACTGGCTCTCAGGGGGCTGCCACCCTGCAAGAACAACTACATCAAAGAGCAG TTGGAGGAAGAGGCCCAGTGCTCTCCTCACAGCCGACACCTGATTGGAGAGCGTGCGAATTCCGAACTGTAA